GTCAGCATCAGCATTTGCTTCAGCTTCTTCTTTCATGCGTTTGATTTCGTCGTCAGACAAACCTGAAGATGCTTCGATACGGATATTTTGTTCTTTTCCAGTAGCTTTATCTTTTGCAGATACTTTGATGATACCATTCGCATCAATATCAAAAGTAACTTCGATTTGAGGAACGCCACGAGGAGCTGGTGGAATGTCATTCAAATGGAAACGGCCGATTGTACGGTTTTGGTTTGCCATAGGACGTTCACCTTGTAAGATGTGAATTTCTACAGATGGCTGATTGTCTGAAGCAGTAGAGAATGTTTCCGATTTTTTAGTTGGAATTGTTGTATTTGCTTCGATCAATTTAGTCATCACACCACCCATTGTCTCAATACCTAATGAAAGTGGAGTAACATCCAATAATAAAACGTCTTTTACTTCACCTGTCAATACACCACCTTGGATAGCAGCACCTAAAGCTACAACTTCATCTGGGTTTACACCTTTAGAAGGCTCTTTTCCGAAGAATGCTTTTACAGCATCAACGATTGCAGGAATACGAGTAGAACCACCTACTAAGATAATTTCATCAATATCAGATTTGCTGAAACCAGCATTTTTCAATGCAGACTCACAAGGAGCAATTGTTCTCTTGATCAAGTCAGCAGCCAAAGCTTCAAATTTAGCGCGCGATAATGAACGAACTAAGTGTTTTGGACCAGTTGCATCAGCAGTGATATATGGCAAGTTGATTTCAGTAGAAGTTGCGCTTGATAATTCAATTTTCGCTTTCTCAGCTGCTTCTTTCAAACGTTGCAATGCCATTGGGTCTTTTTTCAAGTCAAAGCCATTGTTTTCACTTTTGAATTCTTCGTTCAACCAGTTGATGATTACGTTATCAAAGTCATCACCACCTAAGTGTGTATCACCGTCAGTAGATTTAACTTCAAATACTCCGTCACCTAATTCTAATACCGAAACGTCATGTGTACCACCACCACAGTCAAACACAACAATTTTCATGTCTTTGTGTGCTTTGTCTAAACCGTAAGCTAAAGCTGCAGCTGTAGGTTCGTTGATGATACGTTTTACAGATAAACCAGCGATTTCACCAGCTTCTTTTGTTGCTTGACGTTGTGCGTCGTTGAAATATGCAGGAACTGTAATAACAGCTTCAGTTACTTCTTGACCTAAGAAATCCTCAGCTGTTTTCTTCATTTTTTGAAGAATCATGGCAGAGATCTCTTGTGGTGTATATTTGCGGTCATCAATTTCTACACGAGGTGTATTGTTGTCACCTTTAACGATTTTATAAGGTACGTGTTCAGCTTCTTTCACAGCTTCATCGTATGAAAGTCCCATAAAACGTTTGATGGAATAAATAGTTTTATGCGGGTTAGTAATTGCTTGACGCTTTGCTGGGTCCCCAACTTTGCGCTCGCCACCTTCTACGAAAGCTACGATCGAAGGAGTTGTACGTTTACCTTCGTTGTTCGTAATTACTACAGGCTCGTTACCTTCCATTACGGCAACACATGAGTTTGTAGTACCTAAGTCAATTCCTATAATTTTAGACATATCTTGTGTTTTAATTTTTTACTTAATAAATTCTATCAGTCTATTATCAACCCTTATGCCAATCCAAAAGTTTTGTAAAAAAAACACTATTTGTCATCAATTTGTCTTTAGGTACTGCCAAACTGACATTTTCAATACACCAGTTGCTCTAATATCCTTTTTTTTGCTGACTCGTTTTGGCGATTGCGTGGCATATATCTGCCAAAGATTTCCGAAAATTCGGCAAGTTTCATTTTTTTTGATTTCTTATCCCGCCAGTCAGAAGGAATAAGTTTATTGGTATAGGCGATATTGGTAGCCCAATATTGAATGTGCATTTCTGGGATGACAAGACCCAATATCATTCCCGGGAGGCCATGGCTCAAGGCTGGTCCGGCCGATACGGGGATTTCTTCCGAATAGTAGGCAATCAGATAAAGTGAGTCTTTGGTGGCACCGTTGACTCTACGGCAATTTACACCAGCAATATTGCGGAACTCTTCGGTGAAACGCCAAGTGATGCTGTCCAATGTTTCCGAAAGAATGTATTTTTCGTCGATATCAAGCTGGATGTCTGCTGTACCAGCTTTCAGATCCTGGTAGAGGACCTTGCCATTCTTGTTGGCGCCAGCTCTAAACTGCCCCCTTTGGTTTCCTCCGCTTCGGGCCGCACCCTGAGATCTGCCCCTTCTGCCATTTGCCGAACTTATCGTAGGTGCAGCCATTTTTACTTCAGCACGTTGCTTTTCGGTACCCTCGCTTTCCTCGGGCATCAACAGGGTAGAATTCTCATCAAAGTAGAAGTTTAATTTTTCTGTATGTGAATCCGGTAGCTTGTCGAGATATTCCATCATTCCCATACCCCTGTCCATTCCTTTCGAGTTCATGTCGTTGGACATCTGCCGTATGCGTGCTTTTGTGTAGGTAACTTTGTCAAAACTGATGGTACCCCTACTTCCAAAATAGGCGTATTGTGCCTGAAGGGATAAACCATACAAGCAGCAGATGATTAGTGTTAAATATATTTTTTTAATCATTTCCTTTCCCTAGATATTTGTTGAAATCCCATTTTACACCGACCAAAAAATACTGCGTCAATACCTGTTGAACAGATTCGGAATAGTTGGTGTCACTCGCATTACGGCGTGTGTTGTTAAAGGTGTTGAAAAGGTCAAAGGCCTTTACGCTGAGTGTCATGCTCTCATCTTTCAGTACTTTTTTCTCCAATTCGATATTGGTATAAAATTGATTGATTGATTTCTTATAGAGTTTTGTAGGTCCTGTGTAGCTATAGAAAAGGTTGGCCATGACATTAAACTTCTTTGGTAGAAAGTATTTGACATAGGCCGAGGTCCCACCTTGAAAACTTGTTGCGTTGTATTGTGTGTTGATCGAGTTTTGTTGGATATTGAAGCCGGCGTTTGCAGAAAGGTCGAAATCGAACCCTTCTGAATCTTGTTCATTTAAGCTTGAACCTAGGCTAAAGTTGGTATTCTTTGCATTGTTCAGCAGAAACTCGCCACCGGATTGTCCGCCTTCAAATTTGGTGTAGCTATAGCTGTTGTTAAATCTAACATTTGCACTTTTGTTAAAATTGATACGTCGATTGGCCAAAGGCTGCATATGGTTGATATTCAGACCACCATTCCAGTTGGATTTGCCGGATAGATTTTCATAAGTACTGATCTGGGCAGAGTTGTCCAGTATGGTTGTTTTGTTGACAATCGGATTATTTACGAAAGATAAGTTTCCGTTGATATTGATGTTGGTTCCTTTCAATAAACTGAAAGCATTATAGTTGGCCGAAATATTATTGTTCACCGCACGTTTTAGGTCAGGATTACCAACTTGTTGAAACAAAGGGTTGGTCTGAGGTTGCAGCGGTTGTAACTGATCAAACGATGGAATGATATTCGAACTTTGATAAGCTAAACGTATATTTTTGCTATTTGAAAGGCGATAATTCGCATCAACATTTAAATTGTTGTCCCAAAAATTCCGGGCGAGATCGATTGACCTATAACTATCATTTAACTTCTGATTCTTATAGAACGTACGGTTGGAAAAATTGATCTCCAACTTTTCCCTACGATAGGAAAAATTCACATTAACGCCCTGATTGGTGTTATTGTCGATCTGGTTTTGAGAATACAGCGAATCAAACTTTTGGGTAATATTGTCTATCGAATTTTGGGTATTTGTATTCTTCGAATGATTGAAGCTATAACCTAAAGCTAGATTGATATAGTCACTGATTCGGTTATTGAAGTTAATTGACGAGTTGAAGTCATTTCCGCTAGTCCGTCCGTGCCGATCTTGATCAATAATTGTGCTGTCTCCTGTTTTGTAGAAATAGGTTCGCGAATAGACTTTGCTGTCTGAATTTGACTCTTTGTGGTTATTCCCGACCATTAGGTTGACGGAACGACCCGCTTTTAACCGTTTTCTATAATTTAACCGAAAATTATTGTTAGAGCTTGAAGAGTTCGATTGATTGTTCTCTCTAAAGTCGCTGATCGGATTACCTGATCCGTCGCCCGTTTTGCTGTCTGTATAGGTTAGATTAGCGTTGGTGGCCCAATTGGCATTGGATTGCAGGTCCATAGTTTGCGTGGAATCCAGTCGCATGTTAAGGTTTGACCTTAAACCATTGCTTCGACTATGCCTTTCATTATCGTTTTTGCTGTTTTTTTCCTGAATGGACTCGTCTGGCAGTACATTCTTATTGTAAGTCTCCGAGTGATTCCTGTTGCTGTTGTTGTCGTAACCATAGTTGGCATTGACTTTTAGGGCTTTTTTGAAGAACTGATTTTCATAATTGGCACCAAGGTTTGTGTTCAGAGGTTCGCCCGTAATTTGGTTGTTCATGCGTAGAGAGCCTTCACGGCCGCTTGAACTGCCCATGTTGTTGTGACTCGCGGTGATGCCAATCCGCTCAGTCTTATTAAATTTCGCCGCAAAGAGATTTCCCGCATACAATTCTTTTGATCCAGCCAATGCTTCCATGTTTCCAAAGACACCCTTTCTTGCTTTCTCTTTGAGTACAACATTAACTGTCTGAATTCTTACGCCATCATCGATGCCTGACAGCTCAGCTTCCTCCGATTTTTTCTCATAGAGCTGCACCTTGTCAACGGCATCTGCCCGTACATTTCGAATGGCTATTTTAGGATCATAGCCAAAAAATTCTTCCCCATCGATAAACACTTTCTGTACAGATTTTCCTTGAGCCGTGATACTTCCATCTCCGGTAACCGTGAAACCGGGTAGACGACGTAGTAAATCCTCTAGCTTCGCATTTTTTTCTGTTGCAAAACTCGCCGCATCATATTCGATGGTGTCGCCTTTCAGTGTAATTGGAAGACGTCGGGTGACAATCACCTCCTGCAACACATTTCTTTGGGAATTTATTTTGATATCATGCAGGTCGAGATCTTTGTCTGCAATTTGGATCGTATCACTATATAGTTCAAATTTAGGGTAAGTGGCCAAAATAATGTAGCTCCCGGGTTTGATATTTTTGACCTGGAATTTTCCTTCTTCATTGGCTCGGTTAAAATAACGGAGGACTGAATCGCGGTTCAGTAAAATAATGGAAGCATTGGTCAGGGGCTTGTCATCCGCCTTGTCTAGAATCCTCCCCTTGATGTTTATTTGGGAGTAAGCACTGTTGATGACGATAAATAGTAAAAGTATTAATTGAACTAATCTTTTCATGTACGGGTTGTATCTTTCAAAGATAATTTACTTAATCGTTAATAAATGTAAAACATCTCTTCTGAATGTAAAATCTTTGGTATATAAGGCAGAGGAAATCACATTTTTTCTTGCTCTACATGTGCTTTTTGAGCATCATTTTTTTTATTGCATTCAATACAGATTGTTGGCGGAAGGTTTTTTGAGAAAGTTAGAAGTAAAATTTACCTTTGCACAAAATTGGTATTATGACGTTTGAAAATTACTTACAACAATTCGAAGATATCTTAAATCATCCTGAGAATCACCCTGCCTATCAAGATGATGAATATTATCAGTACACAAAAATGAACTGGACAAGAATGGGCCGTTGGTTAAAACGCTTTGAACCAACGTCGACTTTTGAACAATTTGTGGAGTCAATTACTGAAAAGCAACAATGGATCATTATTACTGAACCTTGGTGCGGGGATGCAGCGCATTCGGTGCCTATGTTGGCGAAGATGGCCTCAAAAAATCCCAATATCAGGGTGGATATCCAATTGCGTGACAGCGCTCCGTTTCTGATCGATTCTTATTTAACCAACGGCGGTAAATCTATTCCAATTCTAGTGATACGTAATGGACAGGGGCAGGATTTGGCTGTCTGGGGTCCAAGACCTCAAGCTTGCCAGGAGCTGTTTTTGAAGATGAAGGCGCAAGGGGCAGATTTCTCCGAAATCAAAGAGGAGATTCAAAAGTGGTACAATGCCGATAAAGGAACCGAAATCCAAAAGGAAATCCAGGCCTTGCTAGAAAAATAAGAAAAAATACATCTTTATAATAGACTGACAATTTTTAAGTTTAACCGGA
The DNA window shown above is from Sphingobacterium thalpophilum and carries:
- a CDS encoding TonB-dependent receptor — protein: MKRLVQLILLLFIVINSAYSQINIKGRILDKADDKPLTNASIILLNRDSVLRYFNRANEEGKFQVKNIKPGSYIILATYPKFELYSDTIQIADKDLDLHDIKINSQRNVLQEVIVTRRLPITLKGDTIEYDAASFATEKNAKLEDLLRRLPGFTVTGDGSITAQGKSVQKVFIDGEEFFGYDPKIAIRNVRADAVDKVQLYEKKSEEAELSGIDDGVRIQTVNVVLKEKARKGVFGNMEALAGSKELYAGNLFAAKFNKTERIGITASHNNMGSSSGREGSLRMNNQITGEPLNTNLGANYENQFFKKALKVNANYGYDNNSNRNHSETYNKNVLPDESIQEKNSKNDNERHSRSNGLRSNLNMRLDSTQTMDLQSNANWATNANLTYTDSKTGDGSGNPISDFRENNQSNSSSSNNNFRLNYRKRLKAGRSVNLMVGNNHKESNSDSKVYSRTYFYKTGDSTIIDQDRHGRTSGNDFNSSINFNNRISDYINLALGYSFNHSKNTNTQNSIDNITQKFDSLYSQNQIDNNTNQGVNVNFSYRREKLEINFSNRTFYKNQKLNDSYRSIDLARNFWDNNLNVDANYRLSNSKNIRLAYQSSNIIPSFDQLQPLQPQTNPLFQQVGNPDLKRAVNNNISANYNAFSLLKGTNININGNLSFVNNPIVNKTTILDNSAQISTYENLSGKSNWNGGLNINHMQPLANRRINFNKSANVRFNNSYSYTKFEGGQSGGEFLLNNAKNTNFSLGSSLNEQDSEGFDFDLSANAGFNIQQNSINTQYNATSFQGGTSAYVKYFLPKKFNVMANLFYSYTGPTKLYKKSINQFYTNIELEKKVLKDESMTLSVKAFDLFNTFNNTRRNASDTNYSESVQQVLTQYFLVGVKWDFNKYLGKGND
- a CDS encoding GLPGLI family protein; amino-acid sequence: MIKKIYLTLIICCLYGLSLQAQYAYFGSRGTISFDKVTYTKARIRQMSNDMNSKGMDRGMGMMEYLDKLPDSHTEKLNFYFDENSTLLMPEESEGTEKQRAEVKMAAPTISSANGRRGRSQGAARSGGNQRGQFRAGANKNGKVLYQDLKAGTADIQLDIDEKYILSETLDSITWRFTEEFRNIAGVNCRRVNGATKDSLYLIAYYSEEIPVSAGPALSHGLPGMILGLVIPEMHIQYWATNIAYTNKLIPSDWRDKKSKKMKLAEFSEIFGRYMPRNRQNESAKKRILEQLVY
- a CDS encoding thioredoxin family protein, with the translated sequence MTFENYLQQFEDILNHPENHPAYQDDEYYQYTKMNWTRMGRWLKRFEPTSTFEQFVESITEKQQWIIITEPWCGDAAHSVPMLAKMASKNPNIRVDIQLRDSAPFLIDSYLTNGGKSIPILVIRNGQGQDLAVWGPRPQACQELFLKMKAQGADFSEIKEEIQKWYNADKGTEIQKEIQALLEK
- the dnaK gene encoding molecular chaperone DnaK, translating into MSKIIGIDLGTTNSCVAVMEGNEPVVITNNEGKRTTPSIVAFVEGGERKVGDPAKRQAITNPHKTIYSIKRFMGLSYDEAVKEAEHVPYKIVKGDNNTPRVEIDDRKYTPQEISAMILQKMKKTAEDFLGQEVTEAVITVPAYFNDAQRQATKEAGEIAGLSVKRIINEPTAAALAYGLDKAHKDMKIVVFDCGGGTHDVSVLELGDGVFEVKSTDGDTHLGGDDFDNVIINWLNEEFKSENNGFDLKKDPMALQRLKEAAEKAKIELSSATSTEINLPYITADATGPKHLVRSLSRAKFEALAADLIKRTIAPCESALKNAGFSKSDIDEIILVGGSTRIPAIVDAVKAFFGKEPSKGVNPDEVVALGAAIQGGVLTGEVKDVLLLDVTPLSLGIETMGGVMTKLIEANTTIPTKKSETFSTASDNQPSVEIHILQGERPMANQNRTIGRFHLNDIPPAPRGVPQIEVTFDIDANGIIKVSAKDKATGKEQNIRIEASSGLSDDEIKRMKEEAEANADADKKMKEEADKVNAADALIFSTEKQLKEYGDKISADKKAPIEAGLTKLKAAYEAKNFADIDAASEELQNAWNAASEEMYAASQGGAQQPQGDAGQAQGGNQGGDDVTDVDYEEVK